GCAAGCCGGCCAACATGGCGGCTTCGGCTAATGTTAAATCATTAACATTTTTATTGAAATAAGTTTGGGCGGCGGAGGCAAAACCATAAGCGCGTTGACCCAAATAGATTTGGTTGAAGTACAGCTCCAAAATCTTGTCTTTGCTCAAAGACTGCTCGATTTTGTAGGCCAGCAGGGCTTCGTTGAATTTACGGGTGAATGAACGCTCGCTGCTCAGGTAGAAGTTTTTGGCAACCTGTTGCGTAATCGTACTGGCACCGGATTGAACACCGCCGGCCATGACGTTGCCGATTACGGCGCGAGCCACGCCCCAAACGTCCACACCCCAGTGGTCGTAGAAGCGTTTGTCTTCGGCGGCAATCACTGCGTCTTTCAAAATTTTGGGGAAGTCGTCGATTTTGGTAAATTCACGCCGTTGTTCGCCGTAAACGCCAATGACTTGGCCGTCTGAAGAATAAATCGTCAGCGGCAATTTTGGTTTGTAGTGTTGTAAAGAGTCCAAAGACGGCAGTTTTGGATAGGTTACCAGAATTGCAATTGCAATCAGACCTACACCGAAAAGAGCCAGTCCTAATAAGAGACCCATGCAGGTCGTTATAATCTTTTTAATCATGACAAGTAATAATTTTGCCATTAATGGCAATAAATAAAGTAAAATGGGAAACGATTTCTATCAGCCACAGTCAATACTGTGTAAAAAATAAGAAGTCCTTTACGGATAACGAAACAGTTACTCACTCCTAAATGATACAGGGAAGTCAAATCATGCGCTTATTTAAAAGTACGAAAGATACCAAAACAGGCAAGGTTTCTAGCGGATTGAACAATCGCTCTGCCATCGGCGTCGATATCAGCCAACATGCCATTAAGATGGTACAACTGACAGGCCGTAGTTTAAACCAAATTCAGCTGGAAAAATACGTTATTACCAAATTGCCTAAAAATATTGTCAAAGGCGACAAAATTCAAGACTACGATCAGCTTGCCACTTACATCCAACATACTTACACACAATTACGCAGTTCTTGCAAAAATATTGTTGCGGCTGTGCCACAAAATTTGGCAACAGTCGAGCAAATTATTTACAATCCGCGTGATACCGATTTGGACTTGGAAGAGTTTGTCGAGGCGGAAGTCGGCCAATTTGCGCCTATTGAAGAAATGAACTACGACTTTCAAGCCGAAGAAGTCGGTTCGGGCCAGCATGTTTTAGCTGTTGCCGCCAAAAAAGACGATGTCGAGCCGCGCATTGAAATGTTTGAAAATGCGGGCTTGCCTTTGTCTGCTTTGGACTTGGACTTGCTGGCGCAACGCAATGCCTTTGTCTATTGGATGAATACGCATGCTCCCGAAATGGCAGAGGAAAAAGTTGCCGTGTTCGGCATTCATGCGACGCAAATGTATGCCCTGATTCTGCAAAACGGCCGTATCCTCTACACACAAGAAACACCGGTCAGCACTGAGCAGCTCAATCAGCTGATTCAGCTTACTTATCAGGTAACGGAAGAAAAAGCCGCTCAAATGATGGCTTCCCAAAACAAGCCTTCCGACTACCAGTCTCAGATTGTCGACCGTTTTAATGTGCAGGTTGCGCAGGAAGTTCAGCGTGTTTTGCAATTTTACGATACCACGCAGGACATTGATTCTTTCACCAATATCAAACACATCCTGCTGACCGGCTTTACCGCTCAGCAGGCAGGTTTGGCGGAAAGCATTTTCTCGCAAACCAATACGGCAACAGAATATCTGCATCCGATTTCATATGTGGAACGCAGTGCAAAAGTAGAATTGCCGCAGTTTCAAATTGATGCGCCGTCACTGACTTTGGCGTTTGGATTGGCATTAAGGGGACTTTGAGAACATGATCGAATTAACCAGAATCAACCTTCTTCCGTATCGTGAAGAGATTAAACAGCGCAAGCAGCAGCAATTCAAAGTATTGATGCTTGGTGCTTTTGCAGTGGGTTTGGGCTTGGCGGCCGCTACCTATCTCGGTATTGACAGCGTCATCAGCAATCAAGAAGGCCGCAACAACTTCCTGCAAACCGAAATCGACAGACTTGATAGAGAATTGGGCGAAATCGATAAACTTCGGCAAGAAAAAGAAGCCCTCTTGGCCAAGAAGCTGAAAGTGGAAGAGTTGCAGGAAAAACGCTATCAAGCGGCCTATATCCTTGATTCTTTGAATGCGCTTACGCCCGATAATACTTATTTGACTGCGTTGGAAGCAGAAAGCCCGATC
This genomic interval from Neisseria flavescens contains the following:
- the pilM gene encoding type IV pilus assembly protein PilM, with product MRLFKSTKDTKTGKVSSGLNNRSAIGVDISQHAIKMVQLTGRSLNQIQLEKYVITKLPKNIVKGDKIQDYDQLATYIQHTYTQLRSSCKNIVAAVPQNLATVEQIIYNPRDTDLDLEEFVEAEVGQFAPIEEMNYDFQAEEVGSGQHVLAVAAKKDDVEPRIEMFENAGLPLSALDLDLLAQRNAFVYWMNTHAPEMAEEKVAVFGIHATQMYALILQNGRILYTQETPVSTEQLNQLIQLTYQVTEEKAAQMMASQNKPSDYQSQIVDRFNVQVAQEVQRVLQFYDTTQDIDSFTNIKHILLTGFTAQQAGLAESIFSQTNTATEYLHPISYVERSAKVELPQFQIDAPSLTLAFGLALRGL
- a CDS encoding PilN domain-containing protein — encoded protein: MIELTRINLLPYREEIKQRKQQQFKVLMLGAFAVGLGLAAATYLGIDSVISNQEGRNNFLQTEIDRLDRELGEIDKLRQEKEALLAKKLKVEELQEKRYQAAYILDSLNALTPDNTYLTALEAESPISYKISGHAVSDNKIAVMMRSLPSTGIFLQPELLSIKKVDNYQEFTLKSSINQVNTPAPAPTAQSSGEMAEPVAEPAPEAQ